GCATGGAACGGGAGAAATTTTCATCAGCGTAGGCCTCGGCTCCGGCCCAGTAGAGAAGGGACGGGTTGCGAGGGGTACTTACAGCGTAGGCATTTTCGTAGACCGTGGATGCCGTGGCATGTTTGCCCATGCCTGCAAGGCTTACGGCGTAGTTTTGGGCCAATGCTGGGTCTTTGGGAAAAAGGGCGTAGCCCTTGGCAAGGATGGCATGGCTCGCTGCTGGCTTCTTTGCTTCAAAGTAGCAATTGCCAAGCATGAGAAAAACGCTGGGGTCTGGGTTATTGGGATGTTTTTTCAGATAGCGTTCAAGCGTTGTGGTCGCTTTGACCGCTTCGCCTTTTTCCTGATGCTGCTGCGCCGTAAAGAGTGCCTGAGCTGCTGCCCGGCTGTGGCGTTGCTGTGCTGCCTGTGCAGGAGCAGAAAGAACAAAACACAGGCAAAGAGCCGCGCACAGGGTGCGGGCGCTGGGCAAAGATGTATACAGAGGGCAAAGCTGGCGTATGTGGATCACGAGGCGCATAGGTCCTAGGAATTCAGGTTAAAGCGAAGTGGCACCTCGACCCATGTGGGGACGGGTTTGCCATCCAGCACACCGGGGCGAAAACGCCAGCGGCGTACAGCATTGAGCACGCTTTTTTCAAAGACATTTTGGGGCTTGGCCGAAAGAATCGTGATTTTGGAGACCCGGCCATGCTCATCAACCATGAAGCGGACCCGGACAACGCCTGTTATTCCTGCCCGGCGTGCATCATAGGGATACACCGGGTTGACAGGATGGCTCAGGCGTGGAGGCGTGTCGACTTCTCCAAGTTCAAAGCCCTTGAGTCCCGGAAGACTGGCCTGCCCGCTTTCAAAGAATGATGGGTCGATTTTTTGCGCGGCAATCATGGGCGGCGCGGCATCCAGCTGGAGCCGGGGCATGAGCGGCTGTATTTTTGTCTTCTGCGGGATGCTTTTTTTGGGCAGGGCGGTTTTGATGACTTTGGGCTTTTTGCGCTCCTGTTCGAATTTTTTTCGCCGGGAATTGCGCACCTTCCGCTCTGGCTTGGGGAGCGTCGCAAGGCTAAACGGTTCCTCATAGCGAGGAAGAGCCGGGGCCTGTTTGGTCTGGGTCAGGAGTGGCAGTCCGCAAAAAAGGAGCAGGTTGACCACGAGCGCGAGCGCCAGAACGCCAAGCATTCGCACAGGCGAACTCATTCAGCTCTCCTTGCGGCAACGCTGACGTTTTTTGCTCCGGCCAGACGGCAGGCATCGAGCACCTGAATCACTGTGCCGGTTCGGCTTTCCCGATCTGCGGCAATCACGACGCCGCCGCCGGGCGTTTCGGCCAAAAAGCGCTCAACGCGTGCCCGGACAAGACGGACGTCTACAGTCCGGCCGCCAATGTAGACCAGCCCTTCGCTGGTGACGCCAATGACCATGCCCGCCTTGCTTTTGGAGACGGCAGTCTGTGCTGTGGGGCGTTTGACGTCTACGCCAGACTCCCGAACAAAGTTTGTCGTGACCAGAAAGAAGATGAGCAGAATAAAAATCATGTCGATAAGCGGGGCCATGTTCAGCTCTACACCAGAGCGGCGCCGCCTTCGGCTGTATCGTAAGCTTTTCATGCGGTCTCCACAGAAAAAGAGTCCCGCGCAAGGCGAAGACAAAAACGTTCCATCCGTTCCCGCAGATCTCGGGTGCGGCGCTGAATCATGTTGGCTGCCAAGAGTCCCGGAACAGCAACGACCAGCCCGGTCTGGGTGGTGATGAGTGCTGCGGAAATGCCGCCAGCCATTGCCCGTGCGTTGCCTGTGCCAAAGAGCGTAATCGCCTGAAAGGTTTCAATCATTCCGGAAACCGTTCCAAAGAGTCCAAGGAGTGGGGCGATGGCGGCGAGCACGTACACTGTGGACGAGAGGCGCTCGGCCTTGCGTTCCTCAATCTGGCGCAGAGTATCAAGCAGGCGCCTGTTGCGCTTGGGGTTCTCGCTTTTTCCTTTGCGCCATCCTTTCAGAATTGTCTCCTGCCATGCGCTGCACTGGGATTCTGCTCCGCCCCGAAGTGCCCCATACTGTTCAAGGGGCAATTCCTCCCGCTGAATGCGCTCCAGCTCAAATATTTTCCAGAGCGCAATCCACCACAGGGCAAGGGAGACCATACCCAGAGGAATCATGACCGGTCCGCCAGCGCGGAGAAAGTCACACAGGCCTGTCCACAGCTCAGCCACGGGTGTTCTCCTGTGGCGTGTCGGTCAGCTCAAGGGCCAGTCCTGCACCCTTTTCTTCCATGTCTCCAATAAGGGCATCAACCCGGCGTTCCAGCAGGTGGTGGGCCACCATGATGGGAATGGCAACGGCCAGACCAAGCTGGGTGGTGATAAGTGCCTCGGAGATACCGCCGGACATCATGCGGGGATTGCCTGCGCCAAAGAGTGTAATGGTCTGGAATGTGTCGATCATGCCTGTGACCGTGCCGAGCAGGCCCAGAAGTGGGGCAATGGCAGCGAGCACAGAAAGCGTGGGCAGGAAGCGTTCGAGCCGGGGAAGTTCGTGCAGCAGGCCTTCCTGCATGGCGTCTTCGAGCTGTTCACGGCTGATGTGCTTGACGCGAAGCATGCCCAGAAGCACCCGGCAGCTTGGCGAGGACTGGTGCGTTTCGCAGAAGCTGGCGCATTTGCTCCAGTCTTTATTGTGGAGCAGGGGGAGCAGCTCTTTTTCCATGCTCCGGTTTGCAGAGTGGATGCGCCACAAGGAAACACAGCGTTCCAGAATGAGGATAAGGGCAGCCAGTCCAACAAGGACAATGGGCCAGACGAGCAGTCCGCCAGATTCCAGCCAGCCCCGGACGTCGTTATTCTTGGCAAGGCGGGTGAATATGGCACCCCCGGAGAGGTCCACGGGAACAGTGGCAATTTCGCCCGCCTGAATATTTTTCATGGGAGCTGCAGCGTCCCGGTCTGCCTCGGTCGCAACCGCGCTGAACTGGAGACCAGCAGCATCAGGCTGGAGAAAGCCCATGTCGGAGTCACTCAGGTAGCTCGTGCTAAAGCGGCCAACACGAAGCAGCGTGCCTGTGGCTTTACGGCCGTTGCGGTCCAGAAAGTCGCCCTGCCGAAGTTTCACTTCGCCTGTTGCAGTGATTTCATCAAAGTACAGGTTTGCCAGTTCCCGAATGTCCTGCATACCGGGGAAGCTGTCTGTATCGAGCAGGCGGGAGCTGATAACCGGGCGCGACGGATACTCTACAGAAATAGGGTTCTGCTGCGAGAGCTTGTCCGCTTCTTTGGCGCTGGTGCGAATGGTGCCTTCAATGGCGTGCATAACATCCTGCTGTTCGGCAAGTTCATCACGCAGACGGTCTTCTTTCTTGAGCAGGCCGTCGAATTCTTTTTCCAGCTTTTTCATGCGGGCATTGAGGTCTGCAACACGAGCTCTGCGAGCGGCAATGTCTGCGCGCAGGGCTTTTTTTTGTGCCGCAATATCCTGCTGACCCAGAGCTGTCTGCTGCGCAGACTCTGTGGCCTGTGCGCGCAGGGCTTTTTGGGCGCGGGTAAAATTCTGGTCCTGAGCGTCAGCACAAAAGCCAAGGCTCATGCTCCAGAGCAGGAAAATCAGAGTCCACAGAACAACAACGCTGAGTTTGCTCAGTCGTGAAATTTTTTGGCAACTCATTCGGTCACTCCAAGAGGAAGAAGAAGCAGTCCTGCCGGGCGGCGGCGCATGGCAATGTCTATGCCCTGCTGGACGGAACGGGCGGCGTCGGTATCGAGTTTTTCCCAGCTGGAGCTGGTCTTGTCCCAGACGCAGGAGAGAGTTCCGTCTGCACTGCGGAAGAACTGGGCTACGCGGCCAAGACGAAGCAGGGTGCCCTGTCGCTTGGCGCCATCAATGTCCTGAAGTGTCTCTGTGGCACTCAGTCCGTGACCGTATTCAGCCTCAACCTGAAGAGCTTCCATCACCCGGCGAAGTTTTTCACTCAGCGGCAGGTGGTAGTCATTCAGGGAGTCCTGCAAAAAGCGCAGACGCTGTTCCCGTTCTTTTTTCAAAAAGGGCAGGTCGTGTTCAATCAGCTGCCCAATGCGCGTGGCGGTCTGGTCCAGAAAAGGCTCCAGCTCGCGCTCAATGCGGGCAAATACGGTTTTGCGGCGTTCCAGCTCAGCAATGCTTTTTTTCTGCGCGGCAATGTAGGCTTCATATTTTTGGCAGCGAAACGTGAGCCAGTCTTCCTGCGCCGCCAGTTCGCGCTGGTTCGCAAGGAGGGCTTCTTTTTCTGCCGCCCATGCTTCGGCACGTTTTTGGGCAGCAACGGACTGTGAAATTTCTTTGTGCACAAGCGACTGGGTGCGCTGCATGGCAGAGCTGGCCTGTGCGGTGGACCCAAGGCTCAGCACTGCGGCAAGGGCAAGGCTGAGGCAGGTTCCGGTGTGTCGTGTGTATGGCATATGTCTCTCGGTGACGTCGTTGCGTTAGGAGTTGCTCTGTGCTTTTGGGTAACCGTCCAGGACCGGAGCTTCAAGGGCTTTTTCTGGCAAAAAGAGTTCCAGACCTTCGCGTGTGGTGATGCGCCGGGTTGGAGTCTCATAGAGGTCACTCAGGGCACAGGGACGCATGACCTCGGAGCAGGGGCCTTGCGCAATGACTGTGCCTTTTTTGAGCATGACCACGGTGTCTGCAAAGATACGGGCCAGATTCGGGTCATGCAGGGTGGCGACCACTCGTGTTCCCCGCTCCCGGCACAGGGTGCGGATGCGGGAGAGCAGACTGTACTGGTTATTAAAATCAAGG
Above is a window of Desulfobaculum bizertense DSM 18034 DNA encoding:
- a CDS encoding energy transducer TonB, which gives rise to MSSPVRMLGVLALALVVNLLLFCGLPLLTQTKQAPALPRYEEPFSLATLPKPERKVRNSRRKKFEQERKKPKVIKTALPKKSIPQKTKIQPLMPRLQLDAAPPMIAAQKIDPSFFESGQASLPGLKGFELGEVDTPPRLSHPVNPVYPYDARRAGITGVVRVRFMVDEHGRVSKITILSAKPQNVFEKSVLNAVRRWRFRPGVLDGKPVPTWVEVPLRFNLNS
- a CDS encoding ExbD/TolR family protein, with the protein product MKSLRYSRRRRRSGVELNMAPLIDMIFILLIFFLVTTNFVRESGVDVKRPTAQTAVSKSKAGMVIGVTSEGLVYIGGRTVDVRLVRARVERFLAETPGGGVVIAADRESRTGTVIQVLDACRLAGAKNVSVAARRAE
- a CDS encoding MotA/TolQ/ExbB proton channel family protein, which translates into the protein MAELWTGLCDFLRAGGPVMIPLGMVSLALWWIALWKIFELERIQREELPLEQYGALRGGAESQCSAWQETILKGWRKGKSENPKRNRRLLDTLRQIEERKAERLSSTVYVLAAIAPLLGLFGTVSGMIETFQAITLFGTGNARAMAGGISAALITTQTGLVVAVPGLLAANMIQRRTRDLRERMERFCLRLARDSFSVETA
- a CDS encoding MotA/TolQ/ExbB proton channel family protein, which produces MSCQKISRLSKLSVVVLWTLIFLLWSMSLGFCADAQDQNFTRAQKALRAQATESAQQTALGQQDIAAQKKALRADIAARRARVADLNARMKKLEKEFDGLLKKEDRLRDELAEQQDVMHAIEGTIRTSAKEADKLSQQNPISVEYPSRPVISSRLLDTDSFPGMQDIRELANLYFDEITATGEVKLRQGDFLDRNGRKATGTLLRVGRFSTSYLSDSDMGFLQPDAAGLQFSAVATEADRDAAAPMKNIQAGEIATVPVDLSGGAIFTRLAKNNDVRGWLESGGLLVWPIVLVGLAALILILERCVSLWRIHSANRSMEKELLPLLHNKDWSKCASFCETHQSSPSCRVLLGMLRVKHISREQLEDAMQEGLLHELPRLERFLPTLSVLAAIAPLLGLLGTVTGMIDTFQTITLFGAGNPRMMSGGISEALITTQLGLAVAIPIMVAHHLLERRVDALIGDMEEKGAGLALELTDTPQENTRG
- a CDS encoding DUF3450 domain-containing protein, yielding MPYTRHTGTCLSLALAAVLSLGSTAQASSAMQRTQSLVHKEISQSVAAQKRAEAWAAEKEALLANQRELAAQEDWLTFRCQKYEAYIAAQKKSIAELERRKTVFARIERELEPFLDQTATRIGQLIEHDLPFLKKEREQRLRFLQDSLNDYHLPLSEKLRRVMEALQVEAEYGHGLSATETLQDIDGAKRQGTLLRLGRVAQFFRSADGTLSCVWDKTSSSWEKLDTDAARSVQQGIDIAMRRRPAGLLLLPLGVTE